The window CCCGGGCACGCCCACGAGCTCCCAGCCGGTCGCTTTGTAGAGGCGCTCGTTGACCTCTTCAAAACGCGGAATGCGGTCGCTCGCGCCCAGCGAGGGCAGGGCGTCGATGAACGCCTGGCTCGCCAGCCCCGGCAGCAAAGCGCGCTGGCGCTCGTACAGGCGGCGGTAGGTGTCGTGGTCGGCGGCGGTGTAGGCCGCGTAGTCTTGCGGGCAGGTGTAGTCCGCGTTGGCACGCGAATAGTCGCCACGTGGAGGGCGGGTGGATTGGCCATAGACGACAGGGGCTTGTCCCATTTTTTTCTCCTTTGCCGCCATGGTCGGCGCACCGCGATGGGGGTACGCACCAGCCCACGCGGCTGCTAATTGATCTTGATTTTTGCGGCCCGGATCAGGAACTCGTACTTGCTGTTTTCCGAGCGCACAAACTGCGCAAACCCGTCGAGCGTCAGCTCTTCGGGCGTGATGCCCATCTTCTTGAACTTCTCCTTGCCAGCCGGCGAGTGCATCGCGGCGCTGAACGCGTTGGCGTACCGGCGTGCGTCCGCATCGGGCAGCGAGGCGGGTGCAAACAGGCCGAACCAGGTGGACACGTTGAAGCCCTGCACGCTGTCGTTGATGCTGGGCACGTTCGGCAGCGCCTCGTTGCGGCTCAAGGTGGTCACGCCAAGCGCCAGGAACTTGCCCGACTGGATCTGCGGCAGGGCCGAGGCCAGGTTGTCGAACACCAGCAGCACCTGGCCGGATTCCAGCGCCGCCAGCGCGGGCTTGGAGCCCTGGAACGGCGTGTGGTCCATCTTGGTGTTGGTGAGCGACTCGAACATCTCGGCCGAGATGTGGCCGATGCTGCCGTTGCCGCCCGAGCCGTACTTGAACTGGTTCGGGTTCTTTTTCAGGTACTGCACCAGGTCGGGCGTGGTCTTGATGCCCAGCTTGGCCGCCTGCC of the Acidovorax sp. 107 genome contains:
- a CDS encoding tripartite tricarboxylate transporter substrate binding protein; translation: MSLRSTLFSTLLAGAATVALAQNPSAPLTIVVPYPAGGPLDTSARIVAEGAAAQLGAITVENKPGAGGNTGADQVAKAGKTSNQVLMGAVATHAVNPWLYKNFPYNALKDFKPLVLVARTPNVLVVNAGQAAKLGIKTTPDLVQYLKKNPNQFKYGSGGNGSIGHISAEMFESLTNTKMDHTPFQGSKPALAALESGQVLLVFDNLASALPQIQSGKFLALGVTTLSRNEALPNVPSINDSVQGFNVSTWFGLFAPASLPDADARRYANAFSAAMHSPAGKEKFKKMGITPEELTLDGFAQFVRSENSKYEFLIRAAKIKIN